Part of the Salarias fasciatus chromosome 23 unlocalized genomic scaffold, fSalaFa1.1 super_scaffold_20, whole genome shotgun sequence genome, TGAGGTGTCAGGCTCAAAgaatttcctgttattttttttcttgatgggCTGAATAAGTgtaactgattttatttatgcagtgttttcataaacatCTCACTCTGCGTAGTTGTATTCACAGGAATTTAAAACACTGTGCGCAGTTTTCCGGTATCAAGTAAATTTATTTAGTGCACAAAAAAGGCGAGACTAATATAACACGACTAttattacagagaaaaaaaaacacaagaaacagaagCCCGAGGAcagtgatacacacacacacacacacacacacacaataaaaacaaaaaacaaaaaaacaaatcactgtCACTTAGtacatgagattttttttactatttacaCATGGAAAAGACTTGTGAATGAGACGTCGTACATCCAACATCAACTCGTGGAAGTTGACTTTAAGAGTGAATTTGCTGTAAATATTGCTTCTCGGTGGCGTGACGGGTGGTTGTCGAGTCTCCAGCGGCGCGTGGGAGCCGTATAAGCATCTCATGTATAAAGTGGGATGTGCTTTTTTTGTGGATATCTGTTCGGAGCTTCATGGCTTTaaaacagctgcagtttttttttttcagctgtttaaaaAAGGTACAGTATGTCAGTAAATTTTCCatactgcacctttaagttaaaaaaaaaaagaaagcttacCACTGATATACAGTAAGGATGAGAAGTTAAAAGGTCAAAAGTGTCATGATGTTTTAtcctgagaggaagaagttatttcattcatttggaCGCATCTAAATCAGCGACTAAGAATAGATGTTGAgatttttctttactttgagTTAAGACAAGTTGGCTACCACAATTTTTGTTATGTCAAAAAAGTATTAAATTACAAATTTAGGCTGATCGGTACCTGACGGTGCGTTCATGGAacttgtggggggaaaaaaaggacaatgCTACTTCCAGACGGATGGAGGTGGGACCTTCATGAACGCACCACAGGGCCAGGCTAATAGTACAGGTTCGGGCTCTCAAATACAGCCGATCTACAAGGCACCAAACAAGGAGCGACAAGAAAACAATGGCAGGAGGGATCGCGGTTAAAAGTCCTGCCGGGTATCGGCTCCGGTTGTGCCCAGGAATGTGTATAATTCATGAGTGTCATTGGGGCTTTTGTACGAGTCGTGTAGCTTCTTGTCACCGAGTCGTCTAACAGCTATGATCATGGAACTCTACggtaaaaatgcaaaatacgGTCTCACCCACaaagaaacattcattttcatgcattcagaaaacactttaaataacGGCAGCTTAGCTTCACAATGTACATCGATGTCTCTGCTCCAAAACCACCAGAGTCCAGCTGGACGTCCTCGACTCACAATCAGATTGCTAATGGTCAACAAATCCCAgaggctttttctttcttctgcttctaAAAAGTGGATCAAGGCTTTGCTATCAAAACTGCAAATTGGGAAAGCCTCTGAATTTCGAGCAGGCATTCACGGTGAGGATAAGTGCACTGCGCATCCGCCCGTCTCGCCAGATTGAGCTCCGCCCGTGCCTCCACGCGGTCGGAGTCCGCGACCTCGGGCAGTAGGAAGGCACCCTCTTCAATGCCGGCGCTGGGGATTGTGGGACATCGTGTTCACGCGGACGCttgctgtggtggtggtggcgggagggggggggtctcGCTGGTGATCGTCAGGTTGGGGAGAGTGACATTAACGCGGTGCAGAGTCGGGACGCCGCTCCGCGCCTTTAGCGAGCTCGATGCATTCTTTGGCAAGGTTGTACAATCACGGAAAATCAACAACAACGATGCCTGCGTGGAAGCAAACTAACCCCAGTCTCTCCGTATGGGTGAAGTACGGCGGTATCTTTTGCATGCGGTGCCGCGCTCGTCCTCCTGGGCCGCCGTCGTCGAAGTGAAGTGCATGATGGGACACTGAACTGGAAAACAGGCTTGAAAAGAGGCGGCGGCGCTCTAGCTTCTCTTGGTCAGAGGTCGGGCCTCTCGGACGTGCTTGGCGCCCCTCTTCTCCGTCTTGACCTTCTCCCTCACCTTCCTCAGGCGCCGCGGGGGCGGCGTCCCTCTGGACTCGCTGTCCTCCTGAGCGCTGGACGTGTCCATCCCGTCCCGCTCTTCGGGAATGTTGGGAATGGCGCCGCTGCTGCCATCTAAAATGTTCCTGAGGGCGGGGTCCTCCGGCGTGCAGGTGGCGGTGGTGCCGCTCTCGCTGCTGCTCAGGTCCTGCTCCTCGCCGTACCGCCCCCCTCGGCTGTGGTGGGACAGGGACGAGGCCCTGATGGACGGCCTGTCCCGCTCCGTCTCGCGGAGGTTGTGCTGGGGCTCGTTCATGTCCACGCCCGAGTCCAGGCTGGTGTCGTTGCTGCTGGGCGGGCGGTGGCGGCTCTGCAGCTCGATGATGGAGTGGCGAACCTGCGCGGCCGGCTTGCCGTCCAGAGACACGAACCAGGCTCTGGGGTGAGAGGACGCCGACTTGCCGCGGGTCAGCTCCAGCAAGGTGCGCTCTGAGATCCCCTGGAGCTCGCCGGGAACGCCGTGGCCGCCGCTGAAGGCCTGCATCCCGGCCGCCTCGTTCAGAGTCCCCGGCACTGACACGGAGGACTCCAGGAGGTTGCTGTAGCGCCCCCACACCCCGGCGCTGGGGCCCTGACCCTGGGGAGGGGTCTCCAGAGGCTGAGGGTCAtcctggctgctctgctgggGACTGCCCCCGCCCTGCGAGTGGTGGTGTTGGGCTTTGGGCAGTGTCTGGGTGTAGCTGTCTTTGCTCGCAGGCTCCGAGTGGGCGTCGTACTCCACGCCGTTGCGGGGGAAGGTGGCGGACTTGCATCCCGACAGCTGCTGCTCCGCACCGCCGAACAGCTCCGGCGCCTGGATGATGGCCACCGGCTGGTTGTAGAGATGCACCAGCTTGTCAGGGAAGAAGTCGGTGTTCATGTTGGCCTTCTCGGACTGCTCCCGGAGCCGGGCCAGCTCCTCGCTGTTGATGTAGTGCGGCGGCTGTGGACCCTTCATCCGGTCTGCAGGGATGTTCTGGTACAGGGGCGCCGAGGCCCGGCCCCCCGGATCCTCCACGTAGATGTTGTAGTTGGCCTTGTGCCTGGGCGTGGACAgcggctcacactggatgctgCAGGAGGCCAGGCTGTTGTCTCCGGACCGGAACAGCAGGCCCTCCTCCAGGTCCGTGGAGGTGGTCTGGTCTTTCTTCACCACCGTGAGTTTGGAGAAGCGAGCTCTCCGCCGCCGGGGCTCTCGATGCGAACCCCTGTGcacaggagagagaaaacagcttcagaCGAGAACCATCAGGGTTCATCCGGAGTTCTGCAGATCGGCCTCTCACCCGCAGTGgcacagcagcagcgacagAAACCCGACCACCACGGCCAGAGTTCCTCCCAGGATTCCCGTCAGCAGGTAGGTGTGGTACGACATGAAATCCAAGGAGTTCAGATGTGCCAGGTAATCTGAAAAGAGACGGAGGTCAGAGCCGGTCGGGCATCGGTTCAGACGTACTGACGCAGGTCTTCGATTGATCTACCGCTGGACGATGAAGACGATGGCAAGGGTGCGGCGATCCAGTAACCCAGGTGGGACGCGGTGTAGGTCCAGACCAGTCCATCTCCAACCGTTTTGACGATTCCCAGACCCTGGTTCTCCCAGGCGCCTTCACACAAGAGACAGAAATGAGGATTTAAGCGCGACTGCATTCTGCTTCCATTTTAATCATCTCTCCGGTCTTCATGGTCTCAGCTGGTTCCGTGAACTCCGGGTCCCACCTGTCTTCAGGTTGAGGGCCCAGGCCGGCACGGTGTCCCCGGCCCTCAGCTGCGCGCCACGGCCCAGCGGCAGGCTGATCTGGATGGGCCCTCGGACCTGGAGCTCCTCGGCTCCGGAGTACAGCTGCACGCACACGGCCGCCACCGCCTTCAGCTCGATGCTCCTCAGTGCTGTGGGCGAGGGGCCAGTTCAGAAACGACCACCTGCTGCCGCTTCGCCTCTTTATTCAACAGATTGCGGAGGGGACTCGCAACGACGCCCTTCTCCTGTTCACCTGATTTGTTGCTGATGATGCCCGGAGTGCAGTTGCTGCAGTCCTTGGCCAGGTGGCGCTGCGGCACGGTCAGAAAGGCGCTCACTGAAGACACATTGCTTCTGTCAGGGATGGCGAGCAGGGACTTCGGGAACTTGACTTTGGGTTGAGAGGAGCTGTCTGTGGGAGGCGGCGGAGTTAGTcagatcaggtgtgtgtgtgtgtgtttttgcatgtgtgtgtgtgtgcgtgtgtgtgtgtgtgtgtggactcaccAGGTAACTTTGCGGCGATGAGCACAGAGTCCTCGAACAGCCAGATGTTTCCCTGACTgagagggagcagcagcagcgtcactGCGGAGAAAACTGacgagaaaaaaataaattaattagaGGAACAATCAAGAAGAGTcatcatgcatgtgtgtgtgtgtgtgtgtttgtgtgtgtgctgtctgaGCGGTGAGGCTCAGGTGtgtgcagcctccagcaggtggcgccacCTTGTGAGCATCTTCATCAGTGTGAGCAGCACAAAGGAGGCGCCTGCTTCCCTCCCTCTGAAtcaccagctggaggagcacacacacacacacaaaggaggcGCACCGCCCCCAAACATTCAGGACCCCCCCcttccacccccctccccctcccctcctccatgTGACTGAGGACAAAGAGGAGCGGGACACCTCCACGCTGCTCCTTACTGGGTCTCTTGGAGGTGGTCCAGGGCAGCGGTCCGGGCACGTAGCCCTCCATGCGGCCCAGCAGGATCAGACCGGGGGCCCTGGGCCTGTACGCCACCCACAGCAGGACCTCCCCCGTCTCCCCGGTCCGGGCCGAGCTCCTCACGCTGTGGTTCAGGTACACGTCCACCCAGGCCCCCGACAGAGGCTGGCGGGTCACAGCGTCCTTCACCAGAACCTTCAGAGCGAAGAGGGCCTCTGtgggcgaggaagaggaggaggaggaggaggaggaggaagactgtAACCTTTCTCACAACATGAAGAAGTGATGAGGCTCAGAGCAGGATGAATAATAGATCACAAACCAAGTGACAGCAGAGGAGCTCCGCTTCTAATCTCTCACTGACAGACtataccttaaaaaaaaaatctatcatcTATTAAATAATGCGAGCTTTGTCTTATTGTCTTTCAGACAGGAAATGACTTCAAATCATGTCTTCAGACACCAGCTAAGATTTAGGAAACAacaattacatttatttttgctcatttaagtctttttttccacaaaatttGCTGATTTGACTCATTTAATACATCATTTGATCGCTGTTGTACACCTAAACAGACTTCGTTGATGAGGCTCATCGAGAAGATGGCAAATAATTCAAAACATTTCTCACTGTCAAACAAAACGTGACTGATCTTCAGAGGTAATCATGCcatcttcctgtttcctgtgaaaCTGGAGTTAAGAGATTTGTGATTAAACACTTCAGGAAACAGTTGTGTCATTTATTGTTAACGTTTCCATTCCCCCCAAGAGGCCTCagagaaagtgaaaataatacattttcaaaGTGCTTGTTGGCGAATTGCGCGATTTACCGGATGCGCagcgcaaataatggatccgTTATTCCAAGGGTCCGTCAGTCACGGATGCAAATGAGCCTGCAATGGCCGCAATTATCCGATCTTGCgcattttgttaattttacaTGGACTAAATGTGAATTTACTCTAATTCAGGAGACgtgtttgcttttcttcatAAATCATGGGGATTATTCTCCAGATTTTAGAGCCTGTGTGTCCAGAGGAGGCGCCATGTAAACAAAAATAAGCCAGGCCAGTGACAGGAGACATAAACAGCTAATTTATGGCCCTGTTTTGAAGAAATGTCTCcattttccaccttttttcGAGAACAAACAGCGGATTGAGAAACAGTTTGATGATTCTCATTATAAATAACATGAAGACTGAAGATAATAAATCAATGTGGATCAATAAATCCTGCGGGATGACTTTTAATTAGCCCGGATCTGCCGCGGGCCGCAGACAATGAGCGCAGCTCCGGGTGTTTACCTGCGGAGGATCCGGGGCTCCGGCCCGGGGCCGTCCCGTCGGTACCGGCCGCCACCCCATTGTCCCCGGccgggatggaggaggaggtggaggccgggccgccgccctcctcctcctccgcggcTCTCACCGCTCCATCGGGCCgcaggatcagcagcagcagcagggcgagcagcggcggagcggagcgcacGGCGGCGGGCATGGCGAGGCGGGCGCGCGGCCCAAAGACATACCGGGGCGCCGGAGGGAAGCTCCGGCCGCGCAGAGAGCTCAGGACCCGGGACGCAGCCCGATCATGGAGGCATGGAGCGTGGCGATGGCGGAGCAGACTGAGGGGAAgaccccgaggaggaggaggaggaggaggaggagggaggagacgcgcgcgcgcgcacacactcagaggatgatggaggatgcTGGTGGTGCTGAGGCTGGGCGTGTGTCACCAGCATCCAAAACAATGAACACAATGAGACGATTAAAGGGAAATAACCAACTAAAATAActtcataaatacataaatactaAAATCACTTAAAACAGACTAATTCAACTGAACACGCAGGTGAGATAAATCTGAATacatataaatagaaaaaaaagataatttagTCAAAATGACTGAATACAATCCATATGAATCcaaaatataaatttaaaaagaagaaaaagttcaaAGCAATGTCAAAAGACACGTTATAACGATTATTAAATCAATCACTATGAATATAGCGGAAAATTAATGTAAAAAATTAAGTGAAATTGGactttcaataataaaaacagactATGTTGAGTTTATATGTAAGATTATTGCAACCTGAAATTTAATCTCCATAATAAATAACAAACTTTCCGTCAAGAAGATCTTATATTTCGATACTTTTGGAGTTTTTATAAAGTCTCATTGTCCTCTTTCCTGCTGACGCCTTCACAACACCGTcgggaggtggcgctgtgctgCCGTTTCTAAACGTGAGGTGAGAAATCCAGCCTTTGTTGAGCTTCTTTCACTTAAAAATGACCA contains:
- the fam171b gene encoding protein FAM171B: MPAAVRSAPPLLALLLLLILRPDGAVRAAEEEEGGGPASTSSSIPAGDNGVAAGTDGTAPGRSPGSSAEALFALKVLVKDAVTRQPLSGAWVDVYLNHSVRSSARTGETGEVLLWVAYRPRAPGLILLGRMEGYVPGPLPWTTSKRPIFSAVTLLLLPLSQGNIWLFEDSVLIAAKLPDSSSQPKVKFPKSLLAIPDRSNVSSVSAFLTVPQRHLAKDCSNCTPGIISNKSALRSIELKAVAAVCVQLYSGAEELQVRGPIQISLPLGRGAQLRAGDTVPAWALNLKTGAWENQGLGIVKTVGDGLVWTYTASHLGYWIAAPLPSSSSSSDYLAHLNSLDFMSYHTYLLTGILGGTLAVVVGFLSLLLCHCGGSHREPRRRRARFSKLTVVKKDQTTSTDLEEGLLFRSGDNSLASCSIQCEPLSTPRHKANYNIYVEDPGGRASAPLYQNIPADRMKGPQPPHYINSEELARLREQSEKANMNTDFFPDKLVHLYNQPVAIIQAPELFGGAEQQLSGCKSATFPRNGVEYDAHSEPASKDSYTQTLPKAQHHHSQGGGSPQQSSQDDPQPLETPPQGQGPSAGVWGRYSNLLESSVSVPGTLNEAAGMQAFSGGHGVPGELQGISERTLLELTRGKSASSHPRAWFVSLDGKPAAQVRHSIIELQSRHRPPSSNDTSLDSGVDMNEPQHNLRETERDRPSIRASSLSHHSRGGRYGEEQDLSSSESGTTATCTPEDPALRNILDGSSGAIPNIPEERDGMDTSSAQEDSESRGTPPPRRLRKVREKVKTEKRGAKHVREARPLTKRS